The following are from one region of the Thermococcus cleftensis genome:
- a CDS encoding DUF58 domain-containing protein: MQPVPRTPTPAELGKGPAEDAGPEGRMVPTEKAEELFLALWLLVLIAFLLLRWDLVYLLLPALWLVFVAVFFFKPKMDVKLERVIPHNRFLEGTEIEIVLKIRAGERIPSLKVREDLPEGLELIDGRTEWVLSLRKGELRELRYRVRVKRGIHEFNWVELSYRDPFGFFHFTKKFDLYTELIGVPIIEDVPTPYSTRGTKITVGSLPSPRVGEGVEFHAIREYQPGDPLKIINWKATARTGRIMANEYESERKVDVIFIVDASYTGELVFDNLIRAAASLMLNALNSGTSFGLLLAEEVPLWVRPDYGKRHFFKCIDFLSTARPDRNNMIAYQVEHLIRSHFPPRAQLVYFSPLLTEESREALRIMSAFGYNVVVISPDPYTAVEPKSREEELALKLLSLHRRAVLRKMAGYGRIIDWDVRKPLKAAIAEVIQV; encoded by the coding sequence GTGCAGCCGGTTCCAAGGACTCCAACACCCGCTGAACTTGGGAAGGGGCCCGCTGAGGACGCCGGGCCAGAGGGGAGAATGGTTCCAACGGAAAAGGCTGAAGAGCTTTTCCTGGCCCTCTGGCTTCTTGTCCTCATCGCCTTCCTCCTGCTCCGCTGGGATCTGGTTTACCTCCTCCTTCCGGCCCTTTGGCTGGTCTTCGTCGCGGTGTTCTTCTTCAAGCCCAAGATGGACGTCAAGCTGGAGAGGGTGATTCCCCACAACCGCTTCCTCGAGGGCACTGAGATTGAGATAGTGCTCAAAATAAGGGCCGGCGAGAGGATTCCAAGCCTCAAGGTGAGGGAGGACCTTCCCGAGGGGCTTGAGTTGATAGACGGGAGAACCGAGTGGGTGCTGTCCCTGAGGAAAGGCGAGCTGAGGGAGCTCCGCTACCGCGTCCGCGTTAAGCGCGGAATCCACGAGTTCAACTGGGTCGAGCTGAGCTACCGCGATCCCTTCGGCTTCTTCCACTTCACGAAGAAGTTCGACCTCTACACCGAGCTCATAGGCGTTCCCATAATAGAGGACGTTCCAACGCCCTACTCCACGAGGGGAACCAAGATAACCGTCGGCTCCCTCCCGAGCCCCAGGGTAGGTGAGGGCGTGGAGTTCCACGCTATCCGGGAGTACCAGCCTGGCGACCCGCTGAAGATAATCAACTGGAAGGCCACCGCCAGAACCGGCAGGATAATGGCCAACGAGTACGAGAGCGAGCGCAAGGTGGACGTGATATTCATCGTCGATGCCTCCTACACCGGGGAGCTGGTCTTCGACAACCTCATTCGAGCCGCCGCCTCGCTCATGCTCAACGCCCTGAACAGTGGAACCAGCTTCGGCCTGCTCCTGGCGGAGGAGGTTCCCCTCTGGGTCCGCCCGGACTACGGCAAGAGGCACTTCTTCAAGTGCATCGACTTCCTCAGCACGGCCAGGCCCGACAGGAACAACATGATAGCCTACCAGGTCGAGCACCTGATACGCTCCCACTTCCCGCCGAGGGCGCAGCTGGTCTACTTCTCCCCCCTCCTCACCGAGGAGAGCAGGGAGGCGCTCAGGATAATGTCCGCCTTCGGCTACAACGTCGTCGTCATAAGCCCGGACCCCTACACCGCCGTTGAGCCAAAGAGCCGCGAGGAGGAGCTGGCCCTCAAGCTGCTCAGCCTCCATAGGAGGGCCGTGCTAAGGAAGATGGCGGGCTATGGGAGGATAATAGACTGGGACGTCAGGAAGCCGCTGAAGGCCGCGATAGCGGAGGTGATCCAGGTATGA
- a CDS encoding DUF4129 domain-containing protein, with amino-acid sequence MSIRVKFAALYTLLFALMTLMMGYSVENSGIQRSEAPSFGVLLLAIVAVSLLVIFLVLLSWRDLSPGKKKYPVNVRSYLMAWAFAIAGAAGILYYIGRSNPTPPVNSTLNSSLNSTTANGSAIPPAPVYHNDTVSAAPPSGVPSSYLLYGAALLFLAGLSYFAVIYYREALRRRKLREMRLKAELFDRKVEELGLEMFSDPREAVVGIYKNAVLWLEILGVPYKESWTHWEHAERVQIFREPFRGITELFEKAKYAPEKVTWEDAERALELYRKMRGAVNEVS; translated from the coding sequence ATGTCCATCAGGGTAAAATTCGCGGCACTCTACACCCTGCTGTTTGCACTGATGACCCTCATGATGGGCTACAGCGTTGAAAACTCCGGAATTCAGCGGAGTGAGGCCCCTTCCTTCGGCGTTCTGCTGCTCGCAATCGTTGCCGTCTCCCTGCTGGTCATCTTTCTCGTTCTCCTAAGCTGGAGGGACCTCTCACCAGGCAAGAAAAAGTATCCCGTTAACGTCAGGTCCTACCTTATGGCCTGGGCGTTCGCGATAGCCGGTGCGGCCGGAATACTCTACTACATCGGCCGCTCGAATCCCACTCCCCCCGTGAACTCCACCCTCAACTCGTCCCTTAACAGCACGACGGCCAACGGCAGCGCTATCCCGCCGGCGCCGGTTTACCACAACGACACCGTTTCAGCCGCCCCTCCCTCGGGGGTCCCCTCGAGCTACCTCCTCTACGGTGCGGCGCTTCTGTTCCTCGCGGGCCTGTCCTACTTCGCCGTGATCTATTACCGCGAGGCCCTCAGGAGGAGGAAGCTCAGGGAAATGAGGCTTAAGGCGGAGCTCTTTGACAGGAAGGTGGAGGAACTCGGTCTGGAAATGTTCAGCGACCCAAGGGAGGCGGTTGTTGGGATATACAAGAACGCCGTCCTCTGGCTGGAGATACTCGGCGTTCCATACAAGGAAAGCTGGACCCACTGGGAGCACGCCGAGAGGGTTCAAATTTTCAGAGAGCCCTTCAGGGGCATAACTGAGCTCTTTGAGAAGGCAAAGTACGCCCCTGAGAAGGTTACGTGGGAGGACGCGGAGAGGGCGCTCGAGCTCTACAGGAAGATGAGGGGGGCGGTGAATGAGGTTTCATAG
- a CDS encoding DUF2118 family protein, with amino-acid sequence MEKMPRLYVEAPPEECLQEGRVARDCVIIQGSVEVWLEKGEEVPNFVEVERAKFLAKEVYDRFYLYVDGMEGKMLVDAILVLPDGRTRIYLKKDDELLILPVEGYTKTIIANVGNRVRKGDAFAAVTTRKGEVHYLKPPKTGTVVFIDEITSRPHYVYYILPEE; translated from the coding sequence ATGGAGAAGATGCCGAGGCTCTACGTTGAGGCCCCTCCAGAGGAGTGCCTTCAGGAGGGAAGGGTCGCGAGGGACTGCGTGATAATCCAGGGGAGCGTCGAGGTCTGGCTGGAAAAGGGTGAGGAGGTTCCCAACTTCGTGGAGGTGGAGAGGGCGAAGTTCCTGGCGAAGGAGGTCTACGACAGGTTCTACCTCTACGTGGACGGAATGGAGGGCAAGATGCTGGTCGATGCAATACTGGTTCTTCCCGACGGAAGGACAAGGATATACCTCAAGAAGGACGACGAGCTCCTAATACTCCCCGTTGAGGGGTACACAAAGACGATAATAGCCAACGTCGGCAACCGCGTGAGGAAGGGAGACGCCTTCGCCGCCGTCACGACCAGAAAAGGGGAGGTCCACTACCTCAAGCCGCCGAAGACCGGAACGGTGGTCTTCATAGACGAGATAACAAGCAGGCCGCACTACGTCTACTACATACTGCCGGAGGAGTAA
- a CDS encoding carbohydrate kinase family protein yields the protein MELDLVVLGHVSIDHIRFPGREEVLLPGGAAAAVATSAALAGAKVGLVTKVGEDFPREWLEKLSSVLDVRGVQILPGKTIHIYMIYHEDGSVDAPVEMGVARNMGETQIPEEYMEAKVFHIAPIPPEEQLKALKRLEGKRTSLDFNPTYMADYRKKTDLMRKVVSRAEVIFPNEREALVMTRAESVEEAARVLHEWGAGIVVVTRGERGVLIYDGKFREFPALPIGENEIVDPTGAGDAFAGGFLAGYVRREPLETCIKLGLERAREVLKKKGSWSI from the coding sequence ATGGAACTTGACCTGGTTGTCCTCGGACACGTCTCGATCGACCACATAAGGTTCCCCGGAAGGGAGGAGGTACTTCTGCCGGGCGGAGCGGCGGCGGCCGTGGCCACCTCCGCCGCCCTGGCCGGGGCGAAGGTCGGGCTGGTCACCAAGGTGGGGGAGGACTTTCCGCGGGAGTGGCTCGAAAAGCTCTCCTCCGTTCTGGACGTTAGGGGGGTTCAAATCCTGCCCGGAAAGACGATTCACATCTACATGATTTACCACGAGGACGGGAGCGTCGATGCCCCTGTGGAGATGGGTGTTGCCAGGAATATGGGTGAAACGCAGATCCCAGAGGAGTACATGGAGGCAAAAGTATTTCACATCGCACCCATTCCGCCGGAGGAGCAACTGAAGGCCCTGAAGAGGCTCGAGGGGAAGAGGACGAGCCTGGACTTTAATCCGACGTACATGGCCGACTACCGGAAGAAAACGGACCTCATGAGGAAGGTGGTCTCGCGCGCCGAGGTCATCTTCCCCAATGAAAGGGAGGCCCTCGTTATGACCCGCGCGGAGAGTGTCGAGGAGGCGGCGAGGGTTCTTCACGAGTGGGGCGCGGGAATCGTGGTCGTAACCCGCGGCGAGAGAGGAGTTCTCATCTACGATGGGAAGTTCAGGGAGTTTCCGGCGCTCCCCATAGGTGAAAACGAAATCGTGGACCCCACTGGAGCCGGGGACGCCTTCGCCGGCGGCTTCCTGGCGGGCTACGTCCGGAGAGAGCCCTTGGAGACCTGCATAAAACTCGGACTGGAGAGGGCGAGGGAGGTCCTGAAGAAAAAGGGGAGCTGGAGCATCTAG
- a CDS encoding AAA family ATPase — translation MKVGEIHEKGNAVLSEVKKAIVGKDEVLRLILTTILADGHVLLEDLPGLAKTLMAKSFAKALGVQFTRVQFTPDLLPSDILGVSVFNQKTLEFEFRKGPVFTNILLADEINRAPPKTQSALLEAMQERQVTVEGSTHSLPRPFIVIATQNPIEQEGTYPLPEAQLDRFLVRLRVGYPSKAEEIEILRRRMARKREEPDVQTVLSAEEVVEMQRAVEEVYVSDAILEYITDIVTATREDRREIEIGASPRGSLALLKLSRAYAALNGRDYVIPDDVKAVAVPALSHRLILKRELWYTKVSQESIMEKLLERVPVPKFE, via the coding sequence ATGAAGGTGGGAGAGATACACGAGAAGGGTAACGCCGTTCTCTCGGAGGTAAAGAAAGCAATAGTCGGGAAGGACGAGGTGCTGAGGCTTATCCTGACCACGATACTCGCCGACGGCCACGTCCTGCTGGAGGATCTGCCGGGACTGGCCAAGACCCTGATGGCCAAGAGCTTCGCCAAGGCCCTCGGCGTCCAGTTCACCCGCGTCCAGTTCACGCCGGACCTGCTCCCGAGCGACATACTTGGAGTGAGTGTCTTCAACCAGAAGACCCTCGAGTTCGAGTTCAGGAAGGGGCCGGTCTTCACCAACATACTCCTCGCGGACGAGATAAACCGCGCCCCTCCGAAGACACAGTCCGCTCTACTCGAGGCCATGCAGGAGAGGCAGGTTACCGTTGAGGGAAGCACCCACTCGCTTCCCAGGCCCTTCATCGTCATCGCGACCCAGAACCCGATAGAGCAGGAGGGAACCTACCCTCTCCCGGAGGCCCAGCTCGACCGCTTCCTCGTCCGCCTCCGCGTCGGCTACCCCTCGAAGGCGGAGGAGATAGAGATACTCCGCAGGAGAATGGCCAGGAAGAGGGAGGAACCGGACGTCCAGACGGTCCTGAGCGCGGAGGAAGTGGTCGAGATGCAGAGGGCGGTCGAGGAGGTCTACGTCAGCGACGCCATACTTGAGTACATAACCGACATCGTGACGGCCACCAGGGAGGACAGGAGGGAGATAGAGATAGGCGCCTCTCCGAGGGGGAGCCTGGCCCTTCTTAAGCTTTCCAGGGCCTACGCAGCCCTCAACGGAAGGGACTACGTTATTCCCGACGACGTTAAAGCCGTTGCCGTTCCGGCTTTGAGCCACAGGCTTATCCTCAAGCGCGAGCTGTGGTACACCAAGGTGAGCCAGGAGAGCATAATGGAGAAGCTCCTCGAGCGCGTTCCGGTTCCTAAATTCGAGTGA